In Deinococcus misasensis DSM 22328, one genomic interval encodes:
- a CDS encoding CPBP family intramembrane glutamic endopeptidase — translation MNTLIRRSPLVAFFVLALLITWVFQIPALMLAHQSNLTLGNEANFQHFVSLLQPAAQMDGMLPYLLFRLGAGPLIAALWVTFALGGGEAVQNLIQRSLLWRVSAKHYALVLLIPLCMAGLSLLLGLLGGVQGLKPLLQWSSFPFFLLYMVVFTGFAEEVGWRGFALPCLQRSMSAEKASWVLGVWWAVWHFPFMLYFNRDMPIMANLSLLAALVMTTIGWTHVNTFLYNTTRSVFLIALLHGLGNTLQSYLVLSTGNMLAQTAYSLIPWAIAVFLLKKYGSENLSSRPRAVLNKWGIEEDGKPLVNTPKHVHA, via the coding sequence ATGAACACCCTGATCCGGCGCTCCCCTCTGGTGGCCTTCTTTGTGCTGGCCTTGCTGATCACCTGGGTTTTTCAAATTCCAGCCCTGATGCTGGCCCACCAGAGCAACCTGACTCTCGGCAACGAAGCGAACTTTCAGCATTTTGTGTCCCTGTTGCAACCTGCTGCACAGATGGATGGGATGCTGCCCTACCTGCTGTTCAGGCTGGGGGCAGGTCCCCTGATCGCTGCCCTGTGGGTCACTTTTGCCCTTGGTGGAGGGGAAGCCGTGCAAAACCTGATCCAGAGGAGTTTGCTCTGGCGGGTTTCTGCAAAGCATTACGCACTGGTGCTGCTGATTCCTCTGTGCATGGCTGGGCTCAGCTTGCTGTTGGGACTGCTTGGTGGCGTTCAAGGGCTCAAACCGCTTTTGCAATGGAGCAGCTTTCCCTTTTTCCTGCTGTACATGGTGGTGTTCACCGGTTTTGCCGAGGAGGTCGGCTGGAGGGGCTTTGCGCTGCCTTGCCTGCAACGCAGCATGTCTGCGGAAAAAGCCTCGTGGGTGCTGGGGGTCTGGTGGGCGGTGTGGCACTTTCCTTTCATGCTGTACTTCAACCGTGACATGCCCATCATGGCGAACCTGTCGTTGCTGGCCGCTCTGGTGATGACCACCATCGGATGGACCCATGTGAACACCTTCCTGTACAACACCACCCGCAGTGTCTTCTTGATCGCTCTGCTGCACGGTCTGGGAAACACCTTGCAGTCTTATCTGGTGCTGTCCACAGGCAACATGCTGGCCCAGACCGCTTACAGCCTGATCCCATGGGCCATCGCTGTGTTCCTGCTGAAAAAATACGGTTCAGAGAACCTGTCCAGCCGTCCCAGAGCCGTCCTGAACAAATGGGGCATTGAAGAGGATGGGAAGCCTCTGGTGAACACGCCAAAACACGTCCATGCCTGA